The following are encoded in a window of Castanea sativa cultivar Marrone di Chiusa Pesio chromosome 5, ASM4071231v1 genomic DNA:
- the LOC142636550 gene encoding L-ascorbate oxidase homolog, producing the protein MRDCRVLCFFITLVLVFVHGVNGEDPYRFFTWKVTYGDIYPLGVKQQGILINGQFPGPQIDAVTNENLVINVFNYLREPFLISWNGIQQRRNSWQDGVYGTNCPIRPGKNFTYFIQVKDQIGSYFYFPSFGFQKAAGGFGGIRIWSRPKIPVPFPSPAGDFTILAGDWYKTNQYILRRLLDSGRNLPFPDGLLINGRGWNGYTFTVDQGKTYRLRISNVGLTTSINFRIQGHKMKLIEVEGSHTLQNTYTSLDIHLGQTYSVLVTADQPAQDYYIAVSTRFTARVLTTTAILHYSNSHNGVSGPIPVGPTTQIASSLSQARSIRWNLTASGPRPNPQGSYHYGMIKTSRTIMLANSAPYINGKQRYAVNSVSFVPADTPLKLADYFNIQGVFSVGSIPSNPTGGNGGYLQTSVMGANFRDYIEIVFQNWEDTVQSWHIDGHSFFVMGMDGGQWTPASRAIYNLRDTVARCTTQVYPRSWTAIYMALDNVGMWNIRSENWARQYLGQQFYLRVYSPANSWRDEYPIPKNAILCGRARGRRTRPLKK; encoded by the exons ATGAGAGACTGCAGGGtcctttgttttttcattacttTGGTTCTTGTTTTTGTTCATGGCGTTAATGGTGAAGACCCGTATAGGTTCTTCACATGGAAAGTCACTTACGGTGATATCTACCCTCTTGGTGTTAAGCAACAG GGGATCTTGATAAATGGGCAATTCCCAGGGCCTCAAATCGACGCTGTTACAAATGAAAACTTGGTTATCAATGTGTTCAACTACCTAAGGGAGCCATTCCTCATTTCTTG GAATGGCATACAGCAGAGGCGGAACTCATGGCAGGACGGAGTGTATGGCACTAATTGTCCAATCCGACCAGGAAAAAACTTCACTTATTTTATCCAAGTGAAGGACCAGATTGGTAGCTATTTCTACTTCCCATCATTTGGATTCCAGAAAGCTGCTGGAGGGTTTGGTGGCATCAGAATCTGGAGCCGCCCAAAGATTCCTGTTCCATTCCCTTCTCCTGCTGGTGACTTCACCATATTGGCTGGGGACTGGTACAAGACAAATCAATAT ATACTAAGACGACTCTTGGACAGTGGTCGCAATCTCCCCTTCCCTGATGGACTTCTCATCAATGGTCGCGGGTGGAATGGTTACACATTTACTGTTGATCAAG GAAAGACTTATAGGCTCAGGATATCGAATGTGGGGCTTACAACATCAATTAACTTCAGAATTCAGGGCCACAAAATGAAGCTGATAGAGGTAGAAGGCTCTCACACGCTTCAGAACACTTACACTTCCCTTGATATCCATCTTGGACAGACTTATTCTGTCTTGGTCACAGCTGATCAGCCTGCCCAGGATTACTACATTGCAGTTTCTACACGCTTTACAGCTCGGGTACTGACAACAACAGCCATTCTTCACTACAGCAATTCACACAATGGAGTTTCTGGTCCCATCCCTGTTGGTCCTACCACTCAAATTGCTTCATCTCTCAGCCAAGCCAGATCTATACG GTGGAATCTGACAGCGAGTGGGCCAAGACCTAATCCCCAAGGTTCTTACCACTATGGAATGATCAAAACTAGCCGCACAATCATGCTTGCCAACTCTGCTCCTTATATTAATGGCAAGCAGAGATATGCAGTCAATAGTGTCTCATTTGTTCCAGCAGACACTCCACTAAAACTTGCTGACTACTTCAACATCCAAGGAGTTTTTAGTGTTGGAAGCATTCCTAGTAATCCCACTGGGGGAAATGGTGGCTACCTTCAGACTTCTGTTATGGGTGCTAATTTCCGAGATTATATAGAGATTGTGTTCCAAAATTGGGAGGACACCGTGCAGTCATGGCACATTGATGGCCATTCCTTCTTTGTTATGGG GATGGATGGAGGGCAGTGGACACCTGCAAGTAGAGCAATCTACAATTTGAGAGACACTGTTGCCCGTTGCACTACTCAG GTGTATCCTAGATCATGGACTGCAATCTACATGGCTCTGGACAATGTGGGAATGTGGAACATAAGGTCTGAGAATTGGGCAAGGCAGTACTTGGGCCAGCAGTTCTATCTCCGGGTATACTCCCCTGCAAACTCTTGGAGAGACGAATATCCAATCCCAAAGAATGCAATTCTTTGTGGTCGAGCAAGAGGCCGCCGTACAAGACCTTTGAAGAAGTAG
- the LOC142635657 gene encoding F-box protein At5g03100-like, with translation MEEESHGSNYGETGTSSSASTSSEDSILNSSDHSTHASRPAERITIYEEKEEESEGEDSDCYVVCCKRRKHAPPPMTQDRISALPNSILLNILSSLPTKDAIKTGVLSKRWSYVWTSVPSLSFSDDYEDTDHFATAVDNTLLLHKAPKLTKFYLRFNYKPDLKPRLDLWVRLATNAMVEQLSLRLTYAHVFNFETYLLPQHLYTNEFVSELDFSFCNIKPIGVVHLSSLKRLCIGYTALCGVDIRKVVMGSPRLEYLELNNCCRLNRLDIVSESLKKLVINNHFMLTVAGKIDDPVFELEIVAPKIESLEILGTFCMKKCRIKDVSSLVKAKLDFSMAVLKVEEESACNEYQEAVRELLESLHHVKELFVGKWCIMVLSLMSVKHVPSPLLKCKYVTVKTSMKKWDLPGIASLLQSLPYVETLVIDISHHNLGFKILERHYLSYYNYDDVSHWKSKEIYFKFLLLCLKTVKIFGFGENLVNIKEVFILVVQFLLKNANVMEKMIITKPRVMRNQRCMLHAFLQVAQKLLSLPRSSPHAVIMFPYQ, from the exons ATGGAGGAAGAAAGTCATGGTTCTAACTATGGTGAAACGGGAACAAGCTCAAGTGCAAGTACTTCCAGTGAAGACAGCATCCTTAATTCCTCCGACCATTCCACTCATGCTTCCAGACCTGCAGAGAGAATCACCatttatgaagaaaaagaagaagaaagtgaagGTGAAGATAGTGACTGTTACGTTGTATGCTGTAAGCGCCGCAAACATGCTCCACCACCAATGACACAAGATCGAATCAGCGCCTTGCCAAACTCGATCCTCCTCAACATCCTCTCTTCCTTGCCCACCAAAGACGCTATCAAAACTGGTGTTTTATCCAAAAGATGGTCCTACGTTTGGACCTCAGTTCCTTCTCTCAGTTTCAGCGATGATTACGAAGACACAGACCATTTTGCCACTGCTGTAGACAACACCTTGCTCCTACACAAGGCTCCCAAGCTCACAAAGTTTTATCTTCGATTCAATTACAAGCCAGACCTGAAGCCTCGACTCGATCTTTGGGTTCGTTTAGCCACAAATGCCATGGTGGAACAGCTCAGTTTACGTTTAACATATGcccatgtttttaattttgagacCTACCTATTGCCTCAGCATCTTTACACCAATGAGTTTGTTTCTGAATTGGATTTTAGTTTTTGCAATATAAAGCCTATTGGGGTGGTACATTTGAGTTCACTCAAGCGCTTGTGTATTGGGTACACCGCGCTGTGTGGAGTTGATATTAGGAAAGTGGTGATGGGTAGTCCCAGACTTGAATACTTGGAATTGAATAATTGTTGTAGGCTTAATCGGTTGGATATAGTGTCGGAAAGTCTGAAAAAATTGGTGATAAACAACCATTTTATGCTTACTGTAGCTGGGAAAATTGATGATCCTGTGTTTGAATTGGAAATTGTGGCTCCAAAGATTGAGTCATTGGAAATTCTGGGAACTTTTTGTATGAAGAAGTGTCGGATAAAGGATGTGTCGTCGTTAGTTAAGGCTAAGCTTGATTTCAGCATGGCAGTGCTTAAGGTTGAAGAGGAAAGTGCTTGTAATGAGTATCAAGAAGCTGTGAGAGAACTTCTTGAGAGTCTGCATCATGTGAAGGAACTTTTTGTTGGCAAATGGTGTATCATG GTTCTATCTCTAATGTCAGTAAAGCATGTGCCTTCTCCACTGTTAAAGTGTAAATATGTAACGGTGAAAACAAGCATGAAGAAATGGGACCTCCCTGGCATTGCAAGTCTGCTTCAAAGTTTGCCTTATGTGGAGACATTGGTTATAGACATATCACACCATAACTTAGGATTTAAG ATTCTAGAAAGACACTACCTCAGTTATTACAACTATGATGACGTGAGCCATTGGAAATCAAAGGAGatttatttcaagtttttgttgcTATGCCTCAAGACTGTCAAGATTTTTGGTTTCGGAGAAAACTTGGTCAACATAAAGGAAGTATTTATTTTAGTGGTACAATTTCTACTTAAGAATGCAAATGTGATGGAGAAGATGATTATCACTAAACCTCGGGTTATGCGAAATCAGAGGTGTATGCTACATGCATTTCTACAAGTGGCTCAAAAGTTGCTAAGCCTCCCCAGATCCTCTCCTCATGCGGTGATTATGTTCCCATATCAATAA
- the LOC142634196 gene encoding uncharacterized protein LOC142634196 → MSSSSSSSWTCKKCTFINPTSQNQKPTCEICLTPFSSSSSSSSPPPSPSAPKWSCKACTFLSPYKSGSSEVCGTRASVSSLSSFEGLKEIDVDDEALDSGVGSVFLTLQRCNQRKARDQVVVDEDSAEFGGFRGIKASNKAEAVLEETGQGTVPSSLKILSYNVWFREDLEMHERMKALGDLIQLHSPELICFQEVTPNMYGIFCHSSWWKVYHCSVSTEMANSRSYFCMLLSKLPVKSFGCKPFTNSIMGRELSVAEVEVQRGKTFVVATSHLESPCPAPPKWDQMYSKERVEQAKEAINFLKKNPNVVFGGDMNWNDKLDGQFPFPDGWVDAWQELRPGENGWTYDTKSNQMSGLSYSKEKKVRKEVKKLELPVLPSDHLFIMACF, encoded by the exons atgtcgtcttcttcttcttcttcttggacCTGCAAAAAGTGCACTTTCATCAATCCCACTtctcaaaatcaaaaacccacTTGCGAAATCTGCTTAACtcctttttcttcatcttcatcatcgtcatcaccaccTCCTTCTCCTTCAGCCCCTAAATGGTCATGCAAGGCTTGCACTTTCTTGAGCCCTTACAAGAGCGGAAGCTCTGAGGTCTGTGGCACGAGGGCCTCTGTGTCTTCCTTGTCCAGCTTTGAGggtttgaaagaaattgatgttgatgatgaggCTTTGGACTCTGGGGTGGGGTCAGTTTTCTTGACCCTGCAGCGTTGCAACCAGAGGAAGGCGCGGGACCAAGTTGTGGTTGATGAAGATTCTGCTGAATTTGGTGGGTTTAGAGGGATCAAAGCTTCCAATAAGGCCGAGGCTGTGCTGG AGGAAACTGGTCAAGGAACAGTACCTAGTTCATTGAAGATTTTAAGCTATAATGTTTGGTTTAGAGAAGACCTGGAAATGCATGAGAGGATGAAAGCCCTTGGTGACCTTATCCAACTGCATTCCCCAGAACTCATCTGTTTTCAg GAGGTTACTCCTAATATGTATGGTATTTTCTGCCATTCCAGCTGGTGGAAGGTATATCATTGCTCAGTTTCAACTGAGATGGCGAACTCAAGATCTTACTTTTGCATGCTG TTAAGCAAACTGCCCGTGAAATCCTTCGGCTGTAAACCCTTTACCAATTCTATAATGGGGAGAGAACTCTCTGTTGCTGAGGTTGAAGTCCAGAGGGGCAAGACTTTTGTTGTTGCTACTAGCCATCTTGAGAGTCCCTGCCCAGCACCCCCGAAATGGGATCAGATGTACAGCAAGGAACGTGTAGAGCAGGCAAAGGAGGCAATCAACTTTCTTAAAAAGAATCCAAACGTGGTTTTTGGTGGTGACATGAATTGGAATGACAAGTTAGATGGTCAGTTTCCTTTTCCTGATGGATGGGTCGATGCATGGCAAGAGTTAAGGCCAGGGGAAAATGGATGGACGTATGATACCAAGTCCAACCAGATGTCCG GTCTGTCATATAGCAAGGAGAAGAAAGTGAGGAAGGAGGTCAAGAAGCTGGAGCTTCCCGTCCTGCCTAGTGATCATTTATTCATTATGGCTTGCTTTTGA
- the LOC142633831 gene encoding uncharacterized protein LOC142633831 isoform X1: MAIPKLIISAPFTFPSLLLNHKPINPRKTSPLFSFLTMSSSSSSSSSWTCKKCTFINPTSQNQKPTCEICLTPFSSSSSSSPPPSPSAPKWSCKACTFLNPYQSGSCEVCGTRASVSSLSSFEDLKEIDVDDEGLDSGVGSVFLPLQRCNKRKARDPVVVDEDSAEFGGFRGIKASNNAEAVLEETGKGTIPSSLKILSYNVWFREDLEMHKRMKALGDLIQLHSPELICFQEVTPNIYDIFCHSSWWKVYHCSVSTEMANSRPYFCMLLSKLLVKSFGCKPFTNSIMGRELSVAEVEVQRGKTFVVATSHLESPCPAPPKWDQMYSKERVEQAKEAINILKKNPNVIYGGDMNWDDKLDGQFPFPDGWVDAWQELRPGENGWTYDTKSNQMLSGNRTLQKRLDRFICNLHNFKISGIDMIGMDAIPGLSYSKEKKVRKEVKKLELPVLPSDHYGLLLTISSL, from the exons ATGGCAATCCCAAAGCTTATAATTAGTGCCCCATTCACATtcccttctcttcttctaaATCACAAACCAATAAACCCTAGAAAAACCTCTCCTCTCttttcatttctaacaatgtcgtcttcttcttcttcttcttcttcttggacCTGCAAAAAGTGCACTTTCATCAACCCCACTtctcaaaatcaaaaacccacTTGCGAAATCTGCTTAACtcctttttcttcatcttcatcatcatctccaccTCCTTCTCCTTCAGCCCCTAAGTGGTCATGCAAGGCCTGCACTTTCTTGAACCCTTACCAGAGCGGAAGCTGTGAGGTCTGTGGCACTAGGGCCTCTGTGTCTTCCTTGTCCAGCTTTgaggatttgaaagaaattgatgttgatgatgaggGTCTGGATTCTGGGGTGGGGTCAGTTTTCTTGCCCTTGCAGCGTTGCAACAAGAGGAAGGCGCGGGACCCAGTTGTGGTTGATGAAGATTCTGCTGAATTTGGTGGGTTTAGAGGGATCAAGGCTTCCAATAATGCCGAGGCTGTGCTGG AGGAAACTGGTAAAGGAACCATACCGAGTTCGTTGAAGATTTTAAGCTATAATGTTTGGTTTCGAGAAGACCTGGAAATGCATAAGAGGATGAAAGCCCTTGGTGACCTTATCCAACTGCATTCCCCAGAACTCATCTGTTTTCAg GAGGTTACTCCtaatatatatgatattttCTGCCATTCCAGCTGGTGGAAGGTATATCATTGCTCAGTTTCAACTGAGATGGCAAACTCAAGACCTTACTTTTGCATGCTG TTAAGCAAGCTGCTTGTGAAATCCTTCGGCTGTAAACCCTTTACCAATTCTATAATGGGGAGAGAACTATCTGTTGCTGAGGTTGAAGTCCAGAGGGGCAAGACTTTTGTTGTTGCTACTAGCCATCTTGAGAGTCCCTGCCCAGCACCCCCGAAATGGGATCAGATGTACAGCAAGGAACGTGTAGAGCAGGCAAAGGAGGCAATCAACATTCTTAAAAAGAATCCAAATGTGATTTATGGTGGTGACATGAATTGGGATGACAAGTTAGATGGTCAGTTTCCTTTTCCTGATGGATGGGTCGATGCATGGCAAGAGTTAAGGCCAGGGGAAAATGGATGGACGTATGATACCAAGTCCAACCAGATGTTGTCTGGTAACCGTACATTACAAAAACGGCTAGATCGATTTATTTGTAATCTGCACAATTTCAAGATCAGTGGAATTGACATGATTGGGATGGATGCAATACCAGGTCTGTCATATAGCAAGGAGAAGAAAGTGAGGAAGGAGGTTAAGAAGCTGGAGCTTCCTGTTCTGCCTAGTGATCATTATGGCTTGCTTTTGACAATCTCTAGCCTGTAA
- the LOC142633831 gene encoding uncharacterized protein LOC142633831 isoform X2, producing the protein MAIPKLIISAPFTFPSLLLNHKPINPRKTSPLFSFLTMSSSSSSSSSWTCKKCTFINPTSQNQKPTCEICLTPFSSSSSSSPPPSPSAPKWSCKACTFLNPYQSGSCEVCGTRASVSSLSSFEDLKEIDVDDEGLDSGVGSVFLPLQRCNKRKARDPVVVDEDSAEFGGFRGIKASNNAEAVLEETGKGTIPSSLKILSYNVWFREDLEMHKRMKALGDLIQLHSPELICFQLSKLLVKSFGCKPFTNSIMGRELSVAEVEVQRGKTFVVATSHLESPCPAPPKWDQMYSKERVEQAKEAINILKKNPNVIYGGDMNWDDKLDGQFPFPDGWVDAWQELRPGENGWTYDTKSNQMLSGNRTLQKRLDRFICNLHNFKISGIDMIGMDAIPGLSYSKEKKVRKEVKKLELPVLPSDHYGLLLTISSL; encoded by the exons ATGGCAATCCCAAAGCTTATAATTAGTGCCCCATTCACATtcccttctcttcttctaaATCACAAACCAATAAACCCTAGAAAAACCTCTCCTCTCttttcatttctaacaatgtcgtcttcttcttcttcttcttcttcttggacCTGCAAAAAGTGCACTTTCATCAACCCCACTtctcaaaatcaaaaacccacTTGCGAAATCTGCTTAACtcctttttcttcatcttcatcatcatctccaccTCCTTCTCCTTCAGCCCCTAAGTGGTCATGCAAGGCCTGCACTTTCTTGAACCCTTACCAGAGCGGAAGCTGTGAGGTCTGTGGCACTAGGGCCTCTGTGTCTTCCTTGTCCAGCTTTgaggatttgaaagaaattgatgttgatgatgaggGTCTGGATTCTGGGGTGGGGTCAGTTTTCTTGCCCTTGCAGCGTTGCAACAAGAGGAAGGCGCGGGACCCAGTTGTGGTTGATGAAGATTCTGCTGAATTTGGTGGGTTTAGAGGGATCAAGGCTTCCAATAATGCCGAGGCTGTGCTGG AGGAAACTGGTAAAGGAACCATACCGAGTTCGTTGAAGATTTTAAGCTATAATGTTTGGTTTCGAGAAGACCTGGAAATGCATAAGAGGATGAAAGCCCTTGGTGACCTTATCCAACTGCATTCCCCAGAACTCATCTGTTTTCAg TTAAGCAAGCTGCTTGTGAAATCCTTCGGCTGTAAACCCTTTACCAATTCTATAATGGGGAGAGAACTATCTGTTGCTGAGGTTGAAGTCCAGAGGGGCAAGACTTTTGTTGTTGCTACTAGCCATCTTGAGAGTCCCTGCCCAGCACCCCCGAAATGGGATCAGATGTACAGCAAGGAACGTGTAGAGCAGGCAAAGGAGGCAATCAACATTCTTAAAAAGAATCCAAATGTGATTTATGGTGGTGACATGAATTGGGATGACAAGTTAGATGGTCAGTTTCCTTTTCCTGATGGATGGGTCGATGCATGGCAAGAGTTAAGGCCAGGGGAAAATGGATGGACGTATGATACCAAGTCCAACCAGATGTTGTCTGGTAACCGTACATTACAAAAACGGCTAGATCGATTTATTTGTAATCTGCACAATTTCAAGATCAGTGGAATTGACATGATTGGGATGGATGCAATACCAGGTCTGTCATATAGCAAGGAGAAGAAAGTGAGGAAGGAGGTTAAGAAGCTGGAGCTTCCTGTTCTGCCTAGTGATCATTATGGCTTGCTTTTGACAATCTCTAGCCTGTAA